The sequence below is a genomic window from Qipengyuania flava.
GTCTTCCTTCGCACTGACCTTATGTGGGTGGTGAGGAAGGAAATCGAACACGAACACGATGAATAGCTTGGCGAGCCGTGTCGGAAGGAAGAACAGTAGCAGGTACAGTTCCAGCCACCCAAGCAGCGTCATCACTGTGACGACTCCAATCGCAAAGACCAGCGACAGGGCAAATTCGACCTTCTCCCTCTTTGGTCTTTTGCGGAAAACTTCCGGTTTCAGATAATTGCTGAAATAGACGAAATCGATGGTCAGCCATCGGAGTGGCAGAAGCCATGCCACACCGCGTCCACAATAGGTATCCGGATCCTTTTCGTGATCGTTCGTGAACTTGTGGTGCTGCATATGGATGAAGCGAAACAGCACGAAGAATGGCCCCGGTTCGAGCAGCAACATCCCGGCCCGCCCCGCCCAATCGTTCACCTTCTGGTTCGAGCTCACAGCGCTGTGGGTCGCTTCGTGAGCGACGGTGAAGGCAATGTACGAAGCGCCCGCGTTGAATAGGATTGTCCAGAGCAGAGGCAACGCTTCCTCGACATAGGCGAAGGTCGAAATGCCGAAGATAGCATACGCGCCAAGCAGAAGCATGATGGTGGGCCACGCGACTTTGGGTCGCTTGATGAGCGCTTTGAACAGCGCGGGATCATCCGCCTGCAAGACGCTGGTGGGGTTCTGAGTCATTTCCAAGGTCCATCGCGATGTTTAGCCAAAGTCACTCATTGACTGAAGCAATCTATTTGCACTATTAGTGCCATAACATGCAAGATTGGCAATAGCCAGAAGAGACTGAAACTTGACCTACACGCTCTATGGAATGGCCGGATCGCTCTACACGGCGCGAGCCCGCTCCTACATGCGCACCAATGCCGTCCCCTTCACAGAGGTGAAAGCAGGCAGCGAGGAGTTCACAGGCGAGATCGTCCCGCAGATCGGTCGCTGGATCATACCCGTGATCAAAACCCCCGAAGGCTCGATCGTTCAGGACGGCGCAGACATTATCGATCACTTGGATGGGGCCGGGTTCAGCAAGCATCCGATCTATCCTGCGGACCCGGTGCTGCTGCTGATCGCCCATGCGTTCGAGCTGTTTGGTTCACACGGCCTTCTGCGTCCCGCTATGCACTACCGCTGGAATTTCGATGAAGTGAACCTGCCCTTCTTGCGGGAGACATTCCGCGACGTCCTCCCCTCGGGTCTGCAAAAAGATGCAGAGGATGCCGCTTTCCTCCATGCCAGCGGGCGCATGAGGCAAGCTGCTGTGGTGTTCGGGGTTACGCCCGACACGCAGAAATTGGTGGAAGAGAGCTACGCGCAGTTCCTTGTCCTGATGGAACAGCACTTACGCCACCACTCATTCATGCTCGGAAGCCATGCAACTATCGCCGACTACGGCTTGATCGGAGCGATGTACGCTCACCTTGCCCGCGATCCGGTGCCGCTGAGGCTGATGCAAACAAGCGCTCCCAACGTGTTTCGCTGGGTCGAGCGGATGAACATGGCGGAGACCTTCGTCGATGAGGCAGTCGCCAAGGCGCAAGGCAAACTCTTCGATGGTGACAGCCTACCCGTATCCTTGCTCCAGCTCATGCGTTTCATCGCCGACGACTACCTTCCCGAGATCACGGCGCATGTCGAACGCGCAAAC
It includes:
- a CDS encoding fatty acid desaturase, with amino-acid sequence MTQNPTSVLQADDPALFKALIKRPKVAWPTIMLLLGAYAIFGISTFAYVEEALPLLWTILFNAGASYIAFTVAHEATHSAVSSNQKVNDWAGRAGMLLLEPGPFFVLFRFIHMQHHKFTNDHEKDPDTYCGRGVAWLLPLRWLTIDFVYFSNYLKPEVFRKRPKREKVEFALSLVFAIGVVTVMTLLGWLELYLLLFFLPTRLAKLFIVFVFDFLPHHPHKVSAKEDRYRCTSNRVGMEWLLTPALLSQNYHLVHHLYPTVPFYRYLKIWNARRTYHASKNPAIVGAFSLGSRK
- a CDS encoding glutathione S-transferase N-terminal domain-containing protein, with product MTYTLYGMAGSLYTARARSYMRTNAVPFTEVKAGSEEFTGEIVPQIGRWIIPVIKTPEGSIVQDGADIIDHLDGAGFSKHPIYPADPVLLLIAHAFELFGSHGLLRPAMHYRWNFDEVNLPFLRETFRDVLPSGLQKDAEDAAFLHASGRMRQAAVVFGVTPDTQKLVEESYAQFLVLMEQHLRHHSFMLGSHATIADYGLIGAMYAHLARDPVPLRLMQTSAPNVFRWVERMNMAETFVDEAVAKAQGKLFDGDSLPVSLLQLMRFIADDYLPEITAHVERANSWLERHPEIETGSPTKNKSMKSGMGLAPFQWRGEEIETVVIPYRFYLLQRLKDAFDRQSENDRSTIRARFESTALESLLDLRINRRMERRDNQEVWGELQ